In Rhodamnia argentea isolate NSW1041297 chromosome 1, ASM2092103v1, whole genome shotgun sequence, the genomic window AAACAAATCGGAAAAAGGAGATATATGAAAACTTAATATCCTATTGCGCGTTGGAGTTGCACTCAAGAAAAGGAAGTCAAACTTTGACTGGATCTTGGGTATAACCACTTTCCTATTTACGTGCTGGAGTCAAACTTCTATGGGCATGCAAATATATAGTGATTGAGTGAGCTTCGTAAGAAGGGTGTTGAAAAACTGTGGGTGGCTCTTGAAGCATCGCCAAGGTGAGTGCTTGTACGTGAGTCCTCGTGCCGTTCATCCGACGAGTGAAGTTTACTTTGCGaattacattcaagaagaaTTTGTGTTCTAGCTAAGAAATTCTTGTGGTAAGAATTTGTATTTAATTCCTTTaaaagattgagagattatttcgttaggaattgggggctaaacaccgtgtgcgttcttggatgtaattggggcttgggaaacactgtGGGCATTTGAGAAACTCGAGTGtgatctgtaatctccgtgtatcgctcgttctatagtgaaattcgttgctgctcttcccgtggacgtaggtctctacgaccgaaccacgtacatctggtgtccgatttatttttcttgttctgtctattttattgttcgatcgcttggttccgcgcAACAGTATCAATGCGGATGAAATTAAAATGAATAGGCATTCGCCACAGGAGATCTGGAAACTGAGCACAACAAGAAGTTGCTTGATCAAACTTGGCAATTTTCTGCGAACGGAAAAGGAATGGGCACCTGTTCtgttaaatactttttttttttttttgtgataagaaGTGCTTCCTATTCTGTTATACTTACGAATTACAAAGAGGTTTACgtgaatcttcttcttttgtgcaCTTTGCATGTTGACTAGTGATAATAGTTCTGCAAGTACCCTTGTTCAGATCTTCTCTGTTTTTAATTGGTTTGGTTTATATACATTCCCAAGTGCATTattttgtcgattttcactatGTGGTCATTTATGTAAAATAGCTTATAAATTACTGAATTTGAACAGGTCGATGTGTTGGAACCAAAACAATAGTAATtactttggaaattttggaacAAAAGACACAAATGCAGATTGGAGGGAGAAAATATTCTTAGAATGCTTTCTGATGGGTTCTTACTACAGTACTCAATCTCTAGTCCTCATGTAAAAACCGAACATGTGAAAATAGATTTGATGAAGACACATTTGTTGACACTACGTTTAATGAGGATATGCGTAGAAATCTTCTGAGCACTAAAGTCCACAAGGAACACAAAAAATCCACAAAGttgaaaaacatcttttgacAAAAACTAAATGCACTAAAGTCACGCGTAGCAATCCAGGAGGGAGAGGTCGTTTGTCTTCAGGCTTCTTAAGTCTCCTTCATTAAATGCTTGTGGTTCCTTTTGGTCTTCAAAGGCCCATCATGCATCGAGCTCAACCGATTCGTTTTTATTCTGCCTATGACACCCACCATAAATCAAGGCATGTCTCAACCAACGTGCTCAAATATTTAGCAatcaatttttatattattcaaACACGATgtaaaaaaatcatgatccacCCAAACTGGACTGTTAAAGTTGGAGAAGGTTAACTTCATTATACCGTATTCGTTAAAGTTGCCCTTACGATGTGTACGAAAGTATCTCCGCGCTTATTGCATCACCTCTATGGCGATAACCAACACAAAATTGTGACATGAAAACAATAAATACTCTACATTTATAAACGCATGTCCAGTTATGTCCAGTTTGTTTTGAAAGGTAAAGCATGGCTCTGAAGTTGGATTCACAGGGGTTGAAGAGAAGGCGTTAATTAACAAATGTTGCAGCTGCAAATGGACTTGGTCTGACATTATCTAATATTGAGGTAAATCTCAAATAATGAGCCAAACCGTTTAGTTTCAAATGAATAAAAGTGTggaaaaaaattttccaattctAAAGGTTTAACAAATAATCTACAGGCATTAACCAAGAGAGTGaagagtaggggtgagcaaaaaaaatcatgatccacCCAAACCGGACTGGACCGTAACCAACCAGCCGATTTTGGATGGTTGCCGGCGGGTATGGTCTGGATTCCGCTTCCAATTTTACGGAACCGGCGAGGACCGGTTCGGTTTTCGATTTCGAGTGAGAACCATCCAACATGCCCAACCGGACCGGTCCttttatataatacaaatatatattcttttgaaacaacttttgcaaatattacaatgcttgttatcttgcatattgaaattttttcatgtggCAATGGTACTAAATAGTTGTCCCCATTGTTATATTGcattattgaaatttttcctccttcaaTCGCTAGAGATtggttcctttttctttttttaattgatgttggtgctcgGTAAAACCGTAACCGGGAACCaaccgggaactggaccggaTCGGTAGTTCAATTTTTTGGTGGATCTAGGAAACGAGCATATGGTTCATGGTTCACATTTTGCGGAACCGATCCCTAATGGAcgattctcggttctagggtGGAAACCATCCATCCTAaaatcgatcacccctaatgAATAGCCACACCGCCGAAAAcatcatctaaaaaaaaaagaacttttatATTTGAGATGGGAGGAGTCAAtatttgtgacatcctgaattccgacccactttcaaaACTATGAATGACTGAAATATCTCATAaatgtatttcagctaaatctcactcggaattgatccctctcgagtagactaaccaattGGGAATGGTTAgctagaaaaatcaagtacgtggacttaagaacttgatcccgtattgactctttggccatgaaaattgtcgagggaatattctggaccaatataggccgatcctagaatgattaaggaacgatttggataataccctaagcttggatcacgggtgactccgtttgacctcgtatgggttccgaacgtccctaaaattattttctaattttcgtgtccatcgagactagtgattgaccctcgcaattgaatgacaaccaaagtcgccatggctcgagaaattcttaaacgtgatataaATCACTGGTCAATACGCCTAACTCCTAAaaaccgcccgttagtttgagatacgctgaaattacaattgatcgagattgatcgcaaatcgagcttcggaatttgacgttggaccttcaggggtttcaataattaaattttggatgtttcctcatctAGAGTgcgatttcttcgcggttcgccccaaagggttcgggaaaaataaaatttggactagaaatgggaaaagacccacttacccttggagaatacccagtTTCTCACTTGgatcgaagggtattttggtcatcaccctcttggccgaaattttgaATAGTCAAGGGTGAAGAAAttaccattctacccttcttgactttgaagacccaaaatatctttgcccaaaaattatcctacccttttattattaagttttgatcttcttcttctccaaaatttcaagacaactttctctctctaccctattccctctcttggccgaaaatcctctctccctcactctccCTCACCGAAATTTTTCCAAGCCGCCGCCGGTGTTGCCTTGaatcgccggagctcgactaccgccgtgcACTACCGGGAACCGccggatcttgtgggttttagccgatCAAAGGGAGTCgtcggagccgccggattggggtcaaaatttctctcgatttctcgccggaaaacttgctaaaattgtggtaagttggttcctaagCATAGATTAGGTATCTATGAGGCTAATGGACTTCATATTGAGTAGATTTAGGTGAAAAATGGGTTAGTTTTGTTCAATatcatgccttggccgaaaatgagatgggggaggagagagaaaggtgttcttgagtgaatagtgaaatgcaatgagtagaaatggatggctaggatttaatctagctagatcttgctttatttggaTGACTCACGCTGAATCTTGCCTCGGGAAGATTAATCGACGGCTGGGATTAAATCATGCTATATTGTAGATATATtgtgtggtggagattaattgtatgttagtatagtataattgtatagtacgtattaaatgccacgttagtacaATATAATTATACGGTACGTATTGATTGCTACGTTGGtattatttcgatcgtgtggtgTAGATTACTTTTTGtaatgacaaaaattaatcatgTGGTCCGATTGGCCGATGTTtcgagtgtgatttaatcgggtggtcccgattaattgttTGTTCAACATGAGTggatcacgtggtcccgatcgaagaTTTATCCAGTATAATTTAAATCGTGTGgccccgatctttatttggagaaaaatggGAAGGATCGTGTGGTCTGGATCTGCTAATCGAGATGTttagtgagatcgtgtggtatcggatgagcaatcgaggaattaatgttgatatatggtcttaagtggaataattgggaggaagtgtggaaatataccctaaggcgttattacgcggggttcgTAATTGTAAGACCATATTCAGCCCGAggtgttatgacgcgggctctgttattattaatttaccccgatgcattaaacgcggggttcGGTGTACTATTTTAttctgaggcgttaaacgcgggatattaacATGATGAGTTATTACGCGGCTTACAgtgacctgatgcgttattacgcgggtccgtccggttataatatagcatgatgtgttaaacgcgagCTCTGGactaacgtggaattttatataatagtctgaggcgttattacgtgggtctgtccagttataatatagtctgatgcgttaaacgtgggctctggactaatgtgaaattttatatgctGGCTCGAGGCATTATTACACGAGTCCGTCCggttatatgatagcctgatgtgttaaacgcgggctctggaccaacgtgaaattttatatgatagtctgatgtgttaaacgtgggctttggatccacgtgaaAGATTGATATTATAGCTTGAGGTGTTAAAAGCGAGCTGTggaataacgtggaatattttatttacagtTTGAGAcatggaacgccgatatgggagtaacgtagaatatttgggaaggtgtggcaatttttggagaaataatggaatattctggaatttatttgtgaaatttttgactgaagaaggatttgttggaaattgctcacctaggacgtgtctcggggcactagagccctaacctagggttagggactttcttaccgagatttattctcaccctgttgtgggattaacattttcaggtctcaagtgACGGATCGGGTGATTGCCATGGAGTGACATCGGAAGCCATCTTTGGGAGGATTTAGATATTTAGCTATATTCGGATGTAACCTtttgtagccttaagaaattgataattttgtattgtttgctttgactatgcagctagtttggtgaatactaagagagGTACCATCTTTCGTCCCAAGTCATCTCTATTTATAATGAGAGGAGTTTTGCATTCGTTTCTGCATGTGCATTTCTTTTGCAATAAGCTTGAACTGGATGGCCGAGGGATCCTGAGAGACTAAAGGAAGTCAAATGGCCTGGTCGGATGTTCGCGTGCCTACTGGGTTCGGGGCATGTCAATATTCTTTGTAATCATTATTGTCATTGGAGAGGCTTCACTGAACTTTTGCCGGTCATTGGAGAGGCTTCCGAGTTCGATCAGGAATTTAGAAGTTCTAGTTGAGTTAAATTACAGATGGGATCCAATAGGATACTCATGAAACGAGCTTGGTTGGAATTTTGATGTCGCCTTTGTTAACTTCACTCCACATTGAGTTGGGGGCAAAAGTTGATTCTAATCCCAAAATTTCTGCACCGCATGTTCGTTGATTTTCCGTGCTGAGAAACGTCATAATTGTCAACTTTGATAGGCTGGAGTGGGGCTGCAAGGAAGCATCCTTATTGACCAATTTTGCATCAAAACTAGCCCACGATTCTCCGCATATTCAGCCAATCCTGGTTTCTAAGTTCAATGACCTGCAAAAAGTCCTCTCAAAACATCTTTCTTTTAGTTCCTTAGTTGAGTATAATCCAATCTAAAGCTATCGGACAACAAATTTGATCTTTCATGAGTCTCGATTCAAGTAATTTGATGCTTCTCAAGAGCCTTTTTTTCGGCCATCGAGTCATCGTGGTTAGTGACTtgaatctaaaattttttggtCACACTTGGATCTATGTCTGAAAAGACTTAAGAACTTTATGAAAACCGAAATGGAACTTTTCTACAATTCTGAATGTAGCTATTGGCTCCCCCACCATGTGCTTCCTCCTCCATGCTGTCCTTATCAAATACTAGACCTGTTAAACGAGTGAGTTGAGTCGGGTTATAAATGGTCCTACCGAAATTcgcccatttatgacccatttgtAATACAAATTTTTCGACCCATACATGGCCCAAtacatattactaaaacacttgcatatttaattcaaattaGCCAAGCTtataaattgttaaaaaaaattattgctaaaatattgtggacaatttttataatttttttcaaaaatgaactGTAAAAAATAACGTAAtataaaaattctaatttttttttattttttccttttcctttttttatttttcctttttctttttttgctttcttttactctctttttttcccgaCGAGTCCGGGGAGGACCGCTGGCCAACCCTTGCCGGTcacgggcgagggtcgccgatcGGCCTTTGCCCAAATCTGGCGAGGGTTTCAAGGCCCCGTCTGTCTCTGGCTAGGGTCGTCCTCGCCGGACTCATTAGGAAAAAAagtaatagaaataaaaaaaggaaaaagaaaataaaaaaggaaaatgaaaaaaatagaaaacctttttatgactcacttaaaatAATAAGGTAACCCATTTAGGACTCATTTAAGCGTCATTATATTGTTAAGtgacccatttatgactcacttaaattTGTTAAGTAATCAATTTATGGCTCACACtcttaaatatgattttttttggtcgaatttttaAATGTGGGTTAAAATATTGGTTCTTGACCCTTTTTGCCACCTCTATCAAATAATCAACATATCTACATATCTAAATCTGAAGGTCTTGCTTGTGTTGATGCATCCGTCACTCATGCACTTGCTGGCAACTTTGAGGAGGTCAATTCATCAACCACCAGGAATGGGCATGGGCATGGGCATGGGCATGAGCATGAGCATGAGCATGGGcatggggtttagggttttggatGGTGCGAGCAGAGCAGTGGCAACGAGGGAGGATCAACGATTTGGAGCAAACGAAGAAATGTGCAAAGGTCAAGGTAGGATCTGGAAGAAGTTGTCGTGGAGTTTAAACGAAGTTTATCTAGAAAAGAAAGTAGATTAAAGGAAAGACATAAATTCTAAACCTGGgtatgttgaatttttttggtctcTCGTCCCGAAAAGGAGAACACCAAAAGGGAAATGCTAAAAGGAAGGTGGACGAATGTAAAAGTCTCAAGCGCGTACAAGAAAAGGGTAAAAAAGCAAAGCTAGAGTATGTTCCATTCCAGTTTTGTTAAGAGTTAAAATGTAGCTCTTCTACATTTTGAGCTTCAAATAAGCTCGTTTTATGGATTATTTCACTTTTAGGACTCTAGAAATTGCTATGTCCAGCTCTTTTACAAAACTTAAACTTCGACAAGTTGTCTAAATTCACATTAGCTCTATTTACCTAGCGTTGTTCATACATGCCGCCACATCGAATTTTTGCCGGTTGTCTTACATGAAACTATGACGGAAAGAATTTTTTGGTCACTAGTACAATAGGGATGTTAGTAACCTATGTCCATGGAAGTCGTCTTCTACACattcatctctttttctttccgtGCTGAGCTCGTAACCTGTGTCCATGAAAGTCGCAATCGAAGGAGGTCGCTATTCTCGAACAACCACATATTTGTTATTGCATGACCGCGGTGTCGAGGCTCGACTCAATTCATTCACTCGAGTTTTTGAATAACGGAGAGAGGCCCTCATACTTGTTTACCATTACGGTCAAGGGataatacaacgaaaaatctcacattgatacacatatgagaaatttatccaaaattaattttatggcaatcgaaaactccaaactagtacgaatgtgacaaatttactccctgtgaatttccattaaattggattgataccatgaaaaactctaaaccggtacacttgtgacaaacaaatGGCAAAACCCCAAACGTACAATCGATAcgtatcatccaactcaacaatttaatagtaaaatttaacggcgaagggtaaatttatttagtggtaaaaaattcaagataaacTTTGTCATATATactgatttaaaattttttgcaatattAACTTTAAAATCGATaccaaaaaagagggaaaaaatccTTGCATGAGGGCATTTGAGTATTTTGGCAGCAGCAAAAGAGGAGCAGAGGAAAAGGACGGTTCGTGACTCTCGTGACTATGGTCGATAGAGCACGAGCTGTCGATTGTGATTAGATGGGAGGGCAATGAGGGATCGCGACTTGCGATTATGGATGGAGCGCGTGCTGTCACCTGTTGATGATCACATGGAGGAACGGAGATACCGTATGTCCGGGCTCACGAATACAGACGGATGAATTCACCTAATTTATCGGTGCAAGTGAACTCAATCACATGATAATTAAAAGGGTTGATatgtcacgaaaaatctcaaattaatacattaGTGGtttatttatctcaaattaatattttgaccattaaaaattttaaactgttaCACTTGTGACAAGTTTATCCTAAATTAACTTTTAAactccaaaaactccaaatttataCAGTTGTTATAAATTTTTCCTCCCTTACTATCCGTTAAATTGCGGACctcaaactaatatacttgTAATAAACGGAAacttaaaactccaaactggtacacccgtcgGCTGTCACGTgttatccaactcagcaatttaacggtaaaatttaacataaactaatgggtggtaaatttgtcacaagtgtatcggtttgagattttttcttggttaaaaaaattgatcacgGTTATATCGGATTGAGATTTTTTGCGTTAACAAAATtaattaggataaatttatcgcatatATACAAGCTTagaatttttcattatattaactTTAATTAAAATTCCATAATACAAAAAGAACGAGCAAGAAAAGATTTTCAGTTGGGTTACGATGGttcagagaaaagagaagaatggGGTTGGGAAGGGCCCACTctgtctttttgctttttttttggtcgaaagtctTTTTGCTGTGTTGAAAACCTGCATTTCGCCAACTTTGACAGGCTGCAGTCAATCTTTCTCATTGACCAATTCGAGCAAACTGGCCCTCGACTCTCTGCATTTTTTAGCCAATCCTCGTTTCCAAGTTTAGTGACCTACAGAGAGACCTTGATTTGTTAGTTTTGGCATCTAAACTTTTCCATCTCTGGCACCCGCTTTTTTTGCTGCTATcttgttcattttttctcttgaaGGGGAGATCACGTGAGATCAATGGAGGGAAGTGCAAAAAAACGACGCATCTGTGAATACGATGGAACAACGACAAGCCCTTCTTGTAGTCACGGAATGGCTACTTCATCCGGATATGACTATGAAGTATTCTTGAGTTTTAAAGGAGCAGACACTCGATCAGGTTTTACCGACTTCCTTTACACTAGTCTTGATAATGCAGGAATCCGCACATTCAAGGACGACGAAGAGCTCCGCGTTGGGGAAGAGTTTGCCCCAAAACTTCTCCAAGCAATTAATCAGTCAAAGATCTCAATACCTATCTTTTCAAAGGGTTATGCATCTAGCGTATGGTGTCTGAAGGAGGTAGCCCAAATGGTCGAGCGCCAAAAAACTGGAAAACAAAAGATcttgcccattttttatgatgtggCACCTTCAGAGGTTCGACACCAAACTGGAGGCTATGGAGAGGCATTTCGTTCACATAAAAACAAGAAGCGGCATGACGAAGAAACTATGCAAGAGTGGAAGAATGCTCTCAATGTAGTTGGGGCAATAAACGGTTGGAACCTGCACAGCATGTCCAACAGGTGACTGCTCTTCGTGTTCCGTCTCATGTGCCTTATATCTTTACAATTACATGCATTTcaattgctttcttttctaCACGTGTTAGACCGGtcgaaattgaatttttttttctgttaaaatTAAGGCGCAAAATCACGCCAAATAATTGCACAATCCCAAATTTGTACTTTTTCATTTCAAACAGCATATTTTTAGTTTAGGTCACTCATTAGCCCATAGTACTAACGTTGATTCAtgcacaataaaaaataaatcctcGAAGAACACATGTTGGATAGGTCcgtaattttcaatttggtcttgTCAGAACATAGCATGGTTGAACACAGTTTTCTAACTCGTTGCCTTTTGATCTCATACAAACACTAGGCGAGAAGGAGAGTTTGCAAAAGAACTCACCGAGGAGGTTTACAAAGAATTGAAAAAGGCCTATTTGGTCATATCAGATTACTTGGTCGGTGTCGACAATCATGTGGATGCTATCATGGAAATGATAGGTGCTCGGACTAGTGAAACACGGATTATAGGAATTCACGGGATGGGTGGCATCGGAAAAACGACTATTGCCAAAATGATCTACAATAGGCTTTCACACAACATTGAGAATTGTTGTTTTCTTCACGATATTCGAGAAACGTCAAAAGGTAAAGGCATTCAATTCTTACAGAATCAACTCATCTTTGACATCCTCAAAATAAAATGCATGGATATAAAAGACACTAATGAAGGAACTCAGACAATTAAAGACATGTTGTCTAATAAAAGagtcctcctccttctcgaTGATGTGGAAGAAGAGAATCATACTAATGCGCTTGTAGGTAAGCGTGATTGGTTAGGCAAAGGGAGCAAAATTATTATTACTACAAGGAACAAAGGCATTCTTGATATTCCCGAAGTGGACCACAGTTATGAGCTTAGCATTATGGATCCCGTTcgatctcttcaactttttagcaAATATGCCTTCGGAAGAGATTCTCCGTTAGAAGATTATATCGAGCAATCCAACAGGGCGATATGCATTGCTGGAGGTCTTCCGCTTGCTCTTGAGGTCATCGGTTCACTTTTATGTCGCACTAAAAAGGAAATGTGGGATGCCACATTGAAGATGCTTGAAAGAGTTCCTCATGATAAAGTTCAGAGTAAACTGAAAATAAGTTATGATGCATTAGATTTTCGGCAAAAGCTTATATTCCTCGATATAGCTTGTCTTTTTATTGGATATGACAAAGACATTCTGGTTCATTTCTGGGATGAATCttattttttcccaaaagtaACCATGAAAGTTTTGCAGAAcatgtctttgataaagattAATGAGGATAATAAAGTGTTGATGCACGATCAACTCAGAGACCTTGGACGAGAAATAGTCCGTCAAAAAAGTGACATGCGGATGGAGAAGCAAAGTAGAGTGTGGGATCTCAAGGAAGGATTAGATTTGCTCATGAGATATAAGGTAAAATTATAACCCTCCCCATAgaaaagtttatggattattttttttttttaacaaaaaaggCAGTTCCTCGTTGTATTGCCTAGCATCATTACgactttctcaaatttttttttttgtttttttgtttttgcccttTTAAGATTATAGGAACAATAGCACTGAACTCAATCGCTTAATATAGTGGACTCGAATAAATGCGTTTCCCTTCCAACATTTTTGTTCTTGCAGGGAAATAAAAAAGTGGAAGCTCTTCGTCTCAAGCTTGACCATGAGTGGCAGCACTGTATTACCTACGACAACTTTAAGACATTATCAAATCTAAGGTTCCTTGAAGTTGGCGGTTCGAAGGAACATTTTCGTGTAGAAGAGAGGCTTCTCTGGGGCGAATTGCCATCAAATGTTCTTCCAACCAATGATTTCCTGCAGAATTCAGACCTCCTTCCACAGTTACGATGGCTTTCTTGGCATGATATTCTCCCAACATTTAAGATAACAGCTTTCTCCATGAAGGATGTAGTCATTCTTGACCTATCTGAGAGTACAATTACACATAATTGGAAAGGATGGAGCCACATAAAGGTATGTTATATGCTAAACAACACTAATTATTTCGTCTTATTAAATTCAATAGTTACCTttgcatgatttttcttttacaggTTATGaggaatttgaaagttttgaatttGGCCCGTTGCCTACACTTGGAGAGAACCCCCGTCTTCTCTCCTTGTTCGAATTTAGAGCGTTTGATCTTAGAGAGCTGTATATTATTAAGAGAAATTGATACGTCGATTTGTCATTTGAAAAGCTTAGTTTTCTTAGATGTAAGCTATTGTGAGAATCTTCAGAGTTTGCCAGACGAGCTGGGTAGAGATCTTGCAAGACTTGAGTACCTATCTCTAAATTACTGCAAATTGTTAGTGAGGCTTCCGGATTCCATTGGAAATTTGGAATCACTGATTGAGTTGGATATGTCCTACACGTCGATCAAAGAACTGCCTCAGTCCATCGGAAATCTGAAGAATTTGAAAGTAGTGAAGATGTGGGACAGCGAAATAAGCGAAATACCAGAGGCCCTTTGGACGATTGGGAAGCTCGAAGAAATAGAAGGCTTAAATAGTTTTGGAATCCATGTGAGAATTGGCAATTGCATCTACGAGAATCAATCCCTGAGGATCTTGAGATTGGTTGGTGCGCGTATACACGCGCTTCCCAGGCTTCCTGAAAGCCTTGTCACTCTAGATTTGCATTCGCTGTACATGGACAGGTTACCGGATCTCTCAAACCTCGCTAATTTGAAGGAACTGCATCT contains:
- the LOC115753652 gene encoding disease resistance protein RUN1-like, producing the protein MEGSAKKRRICEYDGTTTSPSCSHGMATSSGYDYEVFLSFKGADTRSGFTDFLYTSLDNAGIRTFKDDEELRVGEEFAPKLLQAINQSKISIPIFSKGYASSVWCLKEVAQMVERQKTGKQKILPIFYDVAPSEVRHQTGGYGEAFRSHKNKKRHDEETMQEWKNALNVVGAINGWNLHSMSNRREGEFAKELTEEVYKELKKAYLVISDYLVGVDNHVDAIMEMIGARTSETRIIGIHGMGGIGKTTIAKMIYNRLSHNIENCCFLHDIRETSKGKGIQFLQNQLIFDILKIKCMDIKDTNEGTQTIKDMLSNKRVLLLLDDVEEENHTNALVGKRDWLGKGSKIIITTRNKGILDIPEVDHSYELSIMDPVRSLQLFSKYAFGRDSPLEDYIEQSNRAICIAGGLPLALEVIGSLLCRTKKEMWDATLKMLERVPHDKVQSKLKISYDALDFRQKLIFLDIACLFIGYDKDILVHFWDESYFFPKVTMKVLQNMSLIKINEDNKVLMHDQLRDLGREIVRQKSDMRMEKQSRVWDLKEGLDLLMRYKGNKKVEALRLKLDHEWQHCITYDNFKTLSNLRFLEVGGSKEHFRVEERLLWGELPSNVLPTNDFLQNSDLLPQLRWLSWHDILPTFKITAFSMKDVVILDLSESTITHNWKGWSHIKVMRNLKVLNLARCLHLERTPVFSPCSNLERLILESCILLREIDTSICHLKSLVFLDVSYCENLQSLPDELGRDLARLEYLSLNYCKLLVRLPDSIGNLESLIELDMSYTSIKELPQSIGNLKNLKVVKMWDSEISEIPEALWTIGKLEEIEGLNSFGIHVRIGNCIYENQSLRILRLVGARIHALPRLPESLVTLDLHSLYMDRLPDLSNLANLKELHLSFGPPPDYGWKSDGLVEYPILDSEHVTTSPTDLTLPPQLKKLDLKCPNLRRLPRLPSRLSFLNLHECYSLCWMEDLSNLKNLSSLRISHAAIAEVRGLDCLENLRHVELWYLGQLEILPDLSNLNKLSRLRVAACHELVEIQGELPQSLEELEIIYCGSLQKVPNMSSSMRLRKVEVNHCRELNVEEISSLCSEKSIEFVGEV